The following are encoded together in the Citrus sinensis cultivar Valencia sweet orange chromosome 1, DVS_A1.0, whole genome shotgun sequence genome:
- the LOC102627496 gene encoding uncharacterized protein LOC102627496 translates to MADYNRGQDFYSSQDHEAASTEKKYGGLVPKKKPLISQDNGHAFFDSADWALYKQGAGVNQNSLVAIETLRPKLQRTPHQQLPPRRPACTSGRDNHHD, encoded by the exons ATGGCGGATTACAACAGAGGCCAGGACTTCTATTCTTCTCAAGACCATGAG GCAGCGTCGACGGAGAAGAAATATGGAGGTCTGGTGCCAAAGAAGAAGCCTTTAATTTCACAG GACAATGGACATGCCTTCTTCGATTCAGCAGATTGGGCACTATATAAG CAAGGTGCTGGAGTTAACCAAAATTCTCTGGTGGCTATAGAGACTCTGAGACCAAAACTACAG AGAACTCCACACCAACAGCTGCCGCCGAGACGACCAGCTTGTACATCTGGGCGTGATAATCACCAT GATTGA
- the LOC102627794 gene encoding LOW QUALITY PROTEIN: beta-D-xylosidase 1 (The sequence of the model RefSeq protein was modified relative to this genomic sequence to represent the inferred CDS: deleted 2 bases in 2 codons) produces MPRHFLFLTFFLIFSCFGSRFVESRVPFACDPRNGLTRSLRFCRTSVPIHVRVQDLIGRLTLQEKIRLLVNNAAAVPRLGIQGYEWWSEALHGVSNVGPGTKFGGAFPGATSFPQVITTAAAFNESLWEEIGRVVSDEARAMYNGGMAGLTYWSPNVNIFRDPRWGRGQETPGEDPVLAGKYAASYVRGLQGNTGSRLKVAACCKHYTAYDLDNWNGVDRYHFNARVSKQDLEDTYNVPFKACVVEGKVASVMCSYNQVNGKPTCADPDILKNTIHGQWRLDGYIVSDCDSVGVLYNTQHYTRTPEEAAADAIKAGLDLDCGPFLAIHTEGAVRGGLLREEDVNLALAYTITVQMRLGMFDGEPSAQPFGNLGPRDVCTPAHQQLALQAAHQGIVLLKNSARTLPLSTLRHHTVAVIGPNSDVTVTMIGNYAGVACGYTTPLQGISRYAKTIHQAGCFGVACNGNQLIGAAEVAARQADATVLVMGLDQSIEAEFIDRAGLLLPGRQQELVSRVAKASRGPVVLVLMCGGPVDVSFAKNDPRIGAILWVGYPGQAGGAAIADVLFGRANPGGKLPMTWYPQDYVSRLPMTDMRMRAARGYPGRTYRFYKGPVVFPFGHGMSYTTFAHTLSKAPNQFSVPIATSLYAFKNTTISSNAIRVAHTNCNDAMSLGLHVDIKNTGDMAGTHTLLVFAKPPAGNWSPNKQLIGFKKVHVTAGALQSVRLDIHVCKHLSVVDKFGIRRIPWVNIVSILEISSINLSSSKFGGDQILIMMFLVFLDHCTSKGKN; encoded by the exons ATGCCTCGACACTTTTTGTTTCTCACATTCTTCTTGATCTTTTCCTGCTTCGGCTCCCGTTTCGTGGAATCGCGTGTCCCGTTTGCATGCGACCCGCGAAACGGGCTGACGAGGAGCTTGAGATTCTGCCGGACGTCGGTGCCGATTCATGTCAGGGTGCAGGACTTGATCGGACGGCTGACATTGCAGGAAAAGATAAGGCTGCTTGTGAACAATGCGGCGGCTGTGCCCAGGCTTGGGATTCAGGGATACGAGTGGTGGTCCGAGGCTCTTCATGGGGTGTCAAATGTGGGTCCCGGGACTAAGTTCGGTGGGGCCTTCCCTGGGGCCACTAGCTTCCCTCAAGTCATCACCACTGCTGCTGCTTTTAATGAATCACTCTGGGAAGAAATCGGACGG GTGGTGTCTGATGAAGCAAGAGCAATGTACAACGGAGGAATGGCAGGTTTGACATATTGGAGCCCTAATGTAAACATATTTAGGGACCCAAGATGGGGCAGAGGCCAAGAGACGCCCGGCGAAGACCCGGTATTAGCCGGAAAATATGCCGCCAGTTATGTCAGAGGACTCCAGGGTAACACCGGCAGTAGGCTCAAGGTCGCTGCATGTTGTAAACATTACACAGCCTATGATCTTGACAATTGGAATGGCGTGGATCGGTACCATTTCAATGCTAGG gTAAGCAAGCAAGATTTAGAGGATACATATAACGTCCCATTCAAAGCATGTGTAGTGGAAGGCAAAGTTGCCAGTGTAATGTGCTCTTACAATCAAGTCAATGGAAAACCCACATGTGCTGATCCTGATATACTTAAAAACACCATTCATGGCCAATGGCGTCTCGACGG GTACATTGTGTCAGATTGTGACTCCGTTGGAGTTCTATATAATACTCAACACTATACCCGAACACCAGAAGAAGCAGCTGCAGATGCTATCAAAGCAG GTCTGGATTTGGACTGTGGGCCTTTTCTAGCAATTCACACGGAGGGGGCAGTACGGGGAGGTTTGCTAAGAGAAGAGGATGTTAACTTAGCGTTAGCCTACACAATAACGGTTCAAATGAGGCTTGGCATGTTTGATGGCGAGCCATCGGCCCAACCATTTGGAAACTTGGGTCCAAGAGATGTCTGTACTCCAGCCCACCAGCAGCTAGCCCTCCAAGCCGCCCATCAAGGCATTGTTTTGTTGAAAAACTCTGCAAGAACTTTGCCACTTTCCACTTTAAGGCATCACACTGTTGCGGTCATTGGACCCAATTCTGACGTCACCGTGACCATGATCGGCAACTATGCAG GTGTTGCGTGTGGATACACAACTCCGCTACAAGGGATTTCAAGATATGCCAAGACGATTCATCAAGCAGGTTGCTTTGGTGTTGCTTGTAATGGCAACCAATTAATCGGAGCCGCTGAAGTAGCAGCTCGCCAGGCTGATGCTACCGTCTTAGTAATGGGACTTGATCAATCGATAGAGGCAGAATTCATAGACAGGGCAGGACTGCTTTTGCCTGGACGCCAACAAGAGCTCGTATCCCGAGTTGCCAAGGCATCAAGAGGCCCTGTTGTGTTGGTCTTGATGTGTGGCGGCCCTGTTGATGTATCATTTGCTAAGAATGATCCGAGAATCGGTGCCATTTTGTGGGTTGGTTATCCTGGGCAGGCTGGTGGTGCCGCCATTGCTGACGTTTTGTTCGGAAGAGCTAATCCAG GAGGAAAGCTGCCAATGACTTGGTACCCTCAGGATTACGTGTCTAGACTGCCAATGACAGACATGAGAATGCGAGCAGCAAGAGGCTATCCTGGAAGAACTTACAGATTCTATAAAGGCCCAGTTGTATTTCCATTTGGTCACGGAATGAGCTACACAACATTTGCACACACATTATCAAAGGCACCAAATCAATTTTCTGTACCCATTGCAACAAGTCTCTACGCCTTCAAAAACACTACCATATCAAGCAATGCAATTAGGGTAGCACATACAAATTGCAATGATGCAATGTCATTAGGTTTACACGTTGACATCAAAAACACCGGCGACATGGCCGGGACTCATACGCTTCTGGTTTTCGCGAAACCCCCGGCTGGAAATTGGTCTCCAAATAAGCAACTAATTGGTTTCAAGAAAGTTCATGTTACAGCCGGGGCACTACAAAGTGTTAGGCTCGATATTCATGTGTGTAAGCACCTTAGTGTTGTTGATAAATTCGGAATTCGAAGAATTCCA TGGGTGAACATAGTCTCCATATTGGAGATCTCAAGCATT AATCTCTCTTCAAGCAAATTTGGAGGggatcaaattttaataatgatgTTCCTAGTCTTCCTTGATCATTGCACAAGCAAAGGGAAGAATTAA
- the LOC102626941 gene encoding acetate--CoA ligase CCL3-like, producing MEPQNDIDDLPKNPANFTALTPLWFLERAATVHPTRKSVVYESKHYTWQQTYQRCRRLASALSQLSIGPGTAVSVLSPNVPAMYEVHFGVPMTGAVLNCINFRLNPLNVAIILGHAEAALVFVDQQYFALAEEALKIMEGKSEGLFKPPVLIVIGDETCDRAPLEYALSKGVTEYEKLLETGDPEFPWKPPRDEWQSIALGYTSGTTANPKGVLVSHRAAYLMSLNVVLTWGMKEGAIYLWTLPIFHGNGWCFTWSLAALCGTSVILRQASAKSIYKAIAEHGVTNFCAAPIVLNSIVNAPPEDTILPLPHVVNVNTGGSPPPPPILLAMSQKGFRVTHVYGLSEINGPATVCAWNPNWDSLPFEAQARLNARQGVKCMCLEGLDVLDTKTNQPIPADGKTIGEVVMRGNMVMKGYLKNPKANEEAFANGWFHTGDLAVKHPDNYIEIKDRSKDIIISGGENISSVEVENVLYTHPSVLEASVVARPDKRWGESPCAFVALRSGGDHVSDERKLAEDLMKYCRSKIPSYWVPKSIVFGPLPKSATGKIQKNVLRATAKELGTL from the exons ATGGAGCCGCAAAATGACATAGACGATCTTCCGAAAAATCCGGCAAATTTCACAGCACTCACTCCACTGTGGTTTCTAGAGAGAGCAGCTACGGTGCATCCCACTAGAAAATCGGTAGTCTACGAATCAAAGCACTACACATGGCAGCAGACATACCAACGTTGCCGTAGATTGGCCTCGGCTCTTTCCCAGCTCTCAATCGGCCCTGGAACCGCGGTGTCAGTGCTCTCACCAAATGTTCCAGCCATGTATGAAGTCCACTTTGGAGTTCCAATGACTGGAGCTGTGTtgaattgtattaattttcgGTTAAACCCACTCAATGTCGCCATCATTCTGGGTCATGCTGAGGCTGCTTTGGTCTTTGTGGACCAACAGTACTTTGCTTTAGCAGAGGAGGCTTTGAAGATCATGGAGGGAAAAAGCGAAGGCCTGTTTAAGCCTCCGGTTTTGATTGTGATTGGAGATGAAACCTGCGATCGGGCGCCCCTGGAATATGCTTTGTCAAAAGGGGTTACTGAATATGAGAAGTTATTGGAGACAGGTGATCCTGAGTTTCCTTGGAAGCCGCCGCGGGATGAGTGGCAAAGCATTGCCTTGGGGTACACTTCAGGTACGACGGCGAATCCCAAAGGGGTGTTGGTGAGCCACCGGGCGGCATATCTCATGTCTTTGAATGTGGTTCTTACTTGGGGAATGAAAGAAGGTGCCATATACCTGTGGACTTTGccaatttttcatggaaaTGGATGGTGTTTCACTTGGTCACTTGCAGCTCTTTGCGGAACAAGCGTAATCCTTCGTCAG GCGTCGGCCAAGTCCATCTACAAAGCCATAGCCGAGCACGGCGTGACCAACTTCTGTGCAGCACCAATAGTTCTCAACTCCATAGTCAATGCTCCACCAGAGGACACAATCCTTCCCCTGCCTCATGTTGTAAATGTAAATACCGGTGGTTCTCCGCCACCGCCTCCAATTCTCTTAGCAATGTCCCAGAAGGGCTTCCGTGTCACCCACGTCTATGGTCTCTCAGAAATCAACGGTCCCGCAACCGTTTGTGCGTGGAACCCCAACTGGGACTCACTCCCTTTCGAAGCTCAGGCACGTCTCAATGCACGACAAGGCGTAAAGTGCATGTGTTTGGAAGGCTTAGATGTCCTTGACACGAAAACAAACCAGCCGATTCCTGCTGATGGGAAAACCATTGGAGAGGTAGTAATGCGTGGTAACATGGTGATGAAGGGTTACCTAAAGAATCCTAAAGCCAATGAGGAAGCTTTTGCAAATGGATGGTTTCACACCGGGGATCTTGCCGTGAAGCATCCGGATAATTACATAGAAATTAAGGACAGATCAAAGGATATTATAATTTCCGGAGGAGAAAACATTAGTAGCGTGGAAGTAGAAAACGTGCTGTACACGCATCCGTCAGTTCTTGAAGCATCTGTGGTGGCGAGGCCGGATAAGCGATGGGGGGAGTCGCCTTGTGCATTTGTGGCATTAAGGTCAGGGGGAGATCATGTTTCCGACGAGCGGAAGTTGGCTGAAGATCTAATGAAGTATTGCAGGTCAAAGATCCCTTCGTATTGGGTTCCCAAGTCAATAGTATTCGGACCATTGCCAAAGTCTGCCACTGGGAAGATTCAGAAAAATGTGCTAAGGGCCACGGCAAAGGAGCTTGGGACTTTGTGA
- the LOC107178373 gene encoding 3-oxo-Delta(4,5)-steroid 5-beta-reductase-like codes for MADLSFAEAFKSPTALGDPWEVYSSAWRPKQSWFPSSTVDHYITFDATNSGNTTEKLSPLSNEITHVFWLQFKCLRVKKLMSSLFRFLTSEHIINVLKSSLNPRLTHITQKGPQYYMDLVHDPAHSAHANPHDPPLRDDLPRLPYRNFYCALEDLVASYTPAISYSIHHSSIIIGTSSRSVYNSLLTLDVYPAICQHEGLPFMYPIPDSCGSIFVTCRMPVCWPSKTYGLRSRPMRRTRPLIVPMGMSLCGSVWKVTCEVFGVEFVPFDENDEFDFVGMMKQKAKVWDEIAEQHGLYNINKLEEITCFRH; via the exons ATGGCTGACTTGAGCTTTGCTGAGGCCTTCAAGAGCCCCACAGCCTTAGGCGATCCATGGGAAGTTTACAGCTCGGCTTGGCGCCCCAAGCAAAGTTGGTTCCCCTCCTCTACCGTTGATCATTACATCACTTTTGACGCCACCAACTCCGGCAACACGACTGAGAAGTTGTCACCGTTATCTAATGAAATCACCCATGTCTTTTGGTTGCAATTCAAGTGCTTGAGAGTGAAGAAGCTAATGTCAAG CCTATTTCGATTCCTAACAAGTGAACACATCATTAATGTCTTAAAATCATCTCTAAATCCACGGCTTACGCATATTACTCAAAAAGGCCCTCAATACTATATGGACCTGGTCCATGATCCGGCCCATTCAGCCCATGCCAACCCTCACGATCCGCCCCTTCGAGACGACCTGCCCCGACTACCTTACCGGAACTTTTACTGCGCACTGGAAGACCTTGTAGCATCATACACGCCAGCGATATCGTACTCAATACACCATTCTTCTATCATAATAGGCACTTCTTCGAGGAGCGTGTACAACTCTCTACTTACTTTAGATGTCTATCCTGCAATATGTCAACACGAGGGGTTACCGTTTATGTATCCGATACCCGATTCATGTGGGAGCATTTTTGTGACATGTCGGATGCCCGTGTGTTGGCCGAGCAAAACATATGGGCTGCGGTCCCGGCCCATGAGAAGAACGAGACCTTTAATTGTACCAATGGGAATGTCTTTATGTGGAAGTGTATGGAAGGTAACATGCGAGGTCTTTGGTGTTGAATTTGTACCGTTTGATGAGAATGATGAGTTTGATTTTGTGGGGATGATGAAACAGAAAGCGAAAGTGTGGGATGAAATAGCGGAACAACATGGGCTTTACAACATCAACAAATTGGAAGAGATTACTTGTTTTAGGCACTGA